A stretch of the Corylus avellana chromosome ca6, CavTom2PMs-1.0 genome encodes the following:
- the LOC132183781 gene encoding uncharacterized protein LOC132183781 yields the protein MSGAPKRSHEESGHSSSSKYTHEDSGAYPKLSSAVSSEYHPPYEVGQDGRMPKIPRTESRDAERRSPLHQAYRMPSSSNDSHVDHSENRLEPRDSKDSRDLRFENRDTKTETRELYSEARRESQNAKGEKDVRSESRGDDNKETRYDRESYNDPKGDMKMEKDGYGAANSLLNWKEPKEHHRGKRYPDASGGGINFWHVPRGNSQSPVEVGKEGSTTEERDFVEAHEAVGENKLDSKGEEKLKDKDRKRKDVKHRDWGERDKERGDRRGGMQLANNSSECKESVKEERDVERWERERKEFSKDRERLKEREKDHTRRDSWNGVDKESSHNDKEVGDGSLRMPEQENPASDQKKQKDFDSWKNVDWEARERRKESNDIEGDRTEKRNRCDDKESDDGCADGEGATEREREVYNYGVQHRKRMQRSRGSPQVVNREPRFRARAQENEGVSGKAEVSSVVYKVGECMQELIKLWKEYKASEAEKNGESSSNGPTLEIRIPAEHVTATNRQVRGGQLWGTDIYTDDSDLVAVLMHTGYCRPTASPPPPAILELRATIRVLPPQDCYISNLRNNVRSRAWGAAIGCSYRVERCCIVKKGGGTIDLEPCLTHTSTVEPTLAPVAVERTMTTRAAASNALRQQRYVREVTIQYNLCNEPWIKYSISIVADKGLKKPLYTSARLKKGEVLYLETHSCRYELCFTGEKMVKAIASSLVHDMETDKSQNHHSHSTNGERNDCDNTMIDVFRWSRCKKPLPQKVMRSFGIPLPIEHIEVLEENLDWEDVQWSQTGVWIAGKEYTLARVHFLSMN from the exons ATGAGTGGTGCTCCTAAAAGATCTCATGAGGAGAGTGGTCATTCCTCATCTTCAAAATACACACATGAGGATTCTGGCGCATACCCCAAGCTGTCATCGGCAGTTTCTAGCGAGTATCATCCTCCCTATGAAGTGGGTCAAGATGGTCGGATGCCAAAGATTCCGCGGACTGAATCTCGTGATGCAGAGAGAAGATCTCCTCTTCATCAAGCCTATAGGATGCCATCTTCTTCGAATGATTCACATGTAGATCATTCTGAAAACAGGCTGGAACCGAGGGATTCCAAGGATAGTAGAGATCTCCGATTTGAGAACCGTGATACAAAGACAGAGACAAGGGAGTTGTATAGTGAGGCCAGGAGGGAATCTCAAAATGCAAAGGGTGAAAAGGATGTAAGATCTGAAAGTAGAGGGGATGATAATAAGGAAACAAGATATGATAGGGAAAGTTATAATGATCCAAAAGGTGATATGAAGATGGAAAAAGATGGTTATGGTGCAGCAAATAGTCTCTTGAATTGGAAGGAACCAAAAGAACATCACAGGGGAAAAAGATACCCTGATGCCTCAGGTGGAGGTATAAATTTCTGGCATGTTCCACGTGGTAATTCACAGAGCCCAGTTGAGGTAGGAAAGGAAGGCTCCACAACTGAAGAGAGGGATTTTGTGGAGGCTCACGAGGCTGTTGGGGAAAACAAACTTGATTCAAAGGGTGAAGAGAAATTGAAGGACAAGGATAGAAAGAGGAAAGATGTGAAGCATAGGGATTGGGGGGAAAGGGATAAAGAAAGAGGTGATCGTAGGGGTGGCATGCAACTAGCTAATAACAGCAGTGAGTGCAAAGAGTCAgttaaagaagaaagagatgtaGAGAggtgggagagggagagaaaagagTTTTCAAAAGACAGGGAAAGACTAAAAGAGAGGGAAAAGGATCATACCAGGAGAGACTCATGGAACGGAGTAGACAAAGAGAGTTCTCACAATGACAAGGAAGTAGGAGATGGATCTTTAAGAATGCCAGAGCAGGAAAATCCAGCATCAGatcagaaaaaacaaaaagattttgATAGCTGGAAAAATGTCGATTGGGAAGCAAGAGAAAGGAGGAAAGAAAGCAATGATATTGAAGGAGATAGAACTGAAAAGCGCAATAGGTGTGACGACAAAGAATCAGATGATGGGTGTGCAGATGGTGAGGGGGCCACTGAAAGGGAAAGGGAAGTTTATAATTATGGAGTTCAACATCGTAAACGAATGCAACGGTCAAGGGGCAGCCCTCAAGTAGTTAACCGTGAGCCCCGTTTTAGGGCTCGTGCTCAAGAGAATGAAGG TGTTTCAGGTAAAGCTGAAGTTTCTTCCGTTGTTTATAAAGTTGGTGAATGCATGCAAGAACTGATAAAGTTGTGGAAGGAATACAAAGCTTCGGAAGctgaaaaaaatggagaaagcTCTTCAAATGGTCCCACTCTTGAAATCCGGATTCCAGCTGAGCATGTCACTGCTACAAATCGCCAA GTCAGAGGTGGCCAGCTATGGGGGACAGATATATATACTGATGACTCGGATCTTGTTGCTG TTCTTATGCATACAGGTTACTGTCGCCCCACAGCTTCTCCTCCCCCACCTGCTATTCTAGAGTTACGCGCTACCATCCGAGTGCTACCTCCACAAGATT GTTACATCTCCAATTTGAGAAACAATGTTCGTTCACGAGCCTGGGGTGCTGCAATTGGTTGTAGTTACCGTGTTGAGCGTTGCTGCATCGTGAAG AAAGGAGGTGGAACCATTGATCTTGAGCCTTGTCTTACACATACATCAACGGTAGAGCCTACCCTTGCTCCTGTGGCTGTTGAGCGGACAATGACTACCAGGGCTGCTGCTTCG AATGCGTTGCGGCAACAGAGATATGTTCGAGAAGTTACAATACAGTACAACCTCTGCAATGAGCCTTG GATTAAGTACAGTATAAGCATTGTTGCTGACAAGGGTCTGAAGAAGCCCCTTTATACATCTGCACGATTGAAGAAGGGAGAAGTGCTGTATTTAGAAACACATTCGTGCAG GTATGAGCTCTGTTTCACCGGAGAGAAAATGGTGAAAGCTATAGCATCATCTCTGGTGCATGACATGGAGACAGATAAGTCTCAGAATCATCACTCACATTCCACAAATGGCGAAAGAAATGATTGTGATAACACGATGATTGATGTATTTCGATGGTCTCGTTGTAAGAAACCTCTTCCCCAGAAAGTCATGCGATCGTTTGGGATCCCACTTCCCATTGAACATATTGAG GTATTGGAGGAGAATCTTGACTGGGAAGATGTGCAGTGGTCACAAACAGGTGTTTGGATTGCTGGAAAAGAATATACACTCGCTCGGGTGCATTTCCTGTCAATGAATTAG